Within the Scleropages formosus chromosome 8, fSclFor1.1, whole genome shotgun sequence genome, the region CTAGTATAAAATGTGAACGTATAAGAAATGGTTTATgtactgtcttttttttcctattacATTTATAAACAGCTGTTAGAATCATAATGCAGAAATAATCCTCTGGTTCCactccatccattttttttttttactgtcttgTCCCATTTTTCCAGTACATGTTTTCACTCTGCTGCTCTTGGATTTACTTTTCTATTTTGTCAGCATCCCCATTTCTATATTTTGTCACGTGCTGATGTAGCACTTTCGATCATAGGACTGACTTAATTTCCCTGCGTAATTTACTTTTCCACAAGTGTAAACGGATCATGAAATATAAGGTGTTGAGATGCCCTTGGTAGATGTTCCCTGTGCTAGCAGTCAAGGTGCATCTTGACTGAAGAAAAGTTGTAGTAAAATGCACTTTACAAAGCAAGCTGTAAAGTGCTTTTGCAATGcatgatgaggaagagcagaaaaTATTCTCTAATGCTTTCAAAGTAGTCATCAGTTTAATCTGGCATTTTCTACTCAAGTTCTGTTGTAGAGAAAATAGGGCAATGATCAGGGGTGCCTTGAATACAACCAAGCATAACAGGGTGTGGGCTGTTActgttttttaatactttctctGATAATGGAGTGCTTGGTTGGATGCAGAGGTATGGAACTGGCTCTCCTGCCTGAAGTGATTGTGATCAGGGAGAATATCACAAAGAtcttttacagcttttaaaCTGATGAGTAATAGTTGATCTCTAATTCCAAATTTGGCAGGAAGTCAATATAGAGATGCAATTACAGGACTGATATTGATGTGTCCAGTGAGACCTGTTGTAGCTCAAGTTCCATACCACTTTGAATACACTTCAGGGAAACATTTGATCATCCAGACAGCAGAGCGTAGTAGTAATGTAACCTTAATGTAGTAATGTAATCCTAAACAACTTTTAAGTATCGTACAGAGACTGTGTCACTGGCTGTGTATTCCACAGCTGAAAGAAAAGTATAAATTTATTACACAAGTAATGAGAtccatatttgtttatttttgcctttGATTGGCAAATTTAAATTGTCATCAGACTTACTGTCTAAATTGTTTGGGACAAACCGGCAGCATGTGTCACCTGTTCAGTCCAAATCCAAACAGTTAGAGGAGTGAGAGTAATGTATTTTGTAAGACATAGAGTTCGGCGTCTTGAGCATAGCTAGCGCTAGAGTTCACGCCATGTATGCCGCACATATCCATAAGGTATCCTTCTAAGAAGGATAAGCATAACACCCTGAAAACAGAGCCCTGCAGTATAGTGACCTTAGTCAATTTTATAGAAGATAAATCTCAGGTTTTACTTGTCTTTTAATAGACCTGAAAATGATGTTGGGCTGGAAGTGTACAAACTCCCACAATAAACCTGGCTGTATGTCCAGGGTCCTGTACTGAGTAGCAGCAGTGCTTGTAAGTTCAGCTACAGTATCATTACAGATGGTGTTTGGCAGCAGTCCCAGCATGCGAAATGAAGTAGCTGCCGTTGTTGTGGTTCGGCTGGTTTTGTTGGAAAAGGCGAAAGTGAAAAAGCTAAGACGGACAACTAAGATATAAAGgaaagcagaaattaaaaaaaaaattgatgaaatgaaatggaaaaccCTCAGAGCTTTTGGTAAACTTTTAAACCGATGTAATTACCATATTTTACAAACCTGGTAAACGTTCAGAGTTTTTAAAGTTCAGTTTAAAcggaaattaaattataaacagGTGTTTGTCTGAATGTTCATGTAACTTACTGTAGATTCTTGGTGTCTTTAAACACAAGACATGATGCAAGGCTGAAGATGTAAGAACTTATGCACCTTCTCTAGTATACTAGAGCAAGGCCCTTACCttgaattacagtaaaaatggctttgctatataaatggataaatcattgaaAATAGCTAACattgtgactttggagaaaagcaacaggtacataaatgtaaatgtgaaacggCTCTAATACATTTAATACCGTTAGCAGACTCTCTTCAGTGCATGTGTTCATGAATAGATTTAAATTTGTGATAATTTAAACTCACCCTTTTTGTACACCAACCCCCCAGGACTACCTGCCAACTCAACAAGACATCCTTCTTGCCCGTCGGCCCACCAAGGGCATCCACGAGTACGACTTTGAGATCAAGAATGTGCCTTTCAAGATGGTGGATGTGGGTGGCCAACGTTCAGAGCGCCGGCGATGGTTTGAGTGCTTCGACAGCGTGACCTCCATACTCTTCCTAGTGTCCTCCAGCGAATTTGACCAAGTACTGATGGAGGACCGACAGACCAACCGCCTCACGGAGTCCCTCAACATCTTTGAgaccatcgtcaacaaccgcgtCTTCAGCAACGTCTCCATTATCCTCTTCCTTAACAAGACGGACTTACTGGAGGAGAAGGTGCGAACTGTCGCCATTAAGGACTACTTTCCCGAATACGAAGGGGAGCCTCACAACCTGGCTGACGTGCAGAAGTTCCTGGTGGAGTGCTTCCGAAGTAAGCGCCGGGACCAGCCGCAGAAGCCTCTGTACCACCACTTCACCACTGCTATCAACACGGAGAACATCCGCCTGGTGTTCCGCGATGTCAAGGACACCATTCTGCATGACAACCTCAAACAGCTGATGCTGCAGTGATGCTGCCAAGGATTCCCCACCCCTAGTTGCCTCTTTGCCCCCTTAAAAGTTTTTGCTCGGTCTGTTAGTAACCCCTTACAGTTGTTTGATACGGGTGGGAAGAGCTGAAGCAGGTTGGTAGGAATGCAATGTGGAacgctgctgcagctgcatgTTGCATAGGATCATGACATCATGATGCCCAATGCCTTACAACAAAGAATGGGATGGGAGGGAGTGTGGCGGCAGGTTTCAGTTTATCGTGTTCGTCATGGCCACCGTGTGTTGTTCATGTTTCCTTTTGGTGTAATGCCACAGCCCCGCAGTCCAGGAAAAAGGTGTTCTTCTGTAACTAAGCTGTAGGTAGAGTCTCAAAACCTTCCCCACTTGACAGTTGAACGAGTTGGCAGATGATGCCCCACTGGTCTCCTCAGCACAGAACTGTTTTATAATATCCAGCATACCCAgggctggaatttttttttttttttttttttttttttttttttttaagaaggctGTGTCACACATGGGACTTTTTCTGGCCTAAAAGTTTTTAACAATAGTTTTTTAATCAGTcctgtttttttaagtttttctttttgtgtataagtatatacagtatatatatatatatttcttggATGATTtcttaaattatatttcattgatttatatactgtctttttttttttttagcagcacCGCTTGTGGATGTGCCTGGCCCAAAGTGAAGGAGCGGGAAGGCCCACACATGTGTATGCGTGCAGGAAAATAAATCCACATAGACACACGTGTGCACACCTACGAACAGCTTAAGTTCCGGTCTCCAGAGGAACTTTCTTAGCTATACATGGAATAATCTCAGGGCTGACATTAgaccacttaaaaaaaaaaaagaggaaaaacatgaaCCATGTAGTTGTGCACTAAAAACTGAGTCTCCAAAGTTGTTGTAGGTGCAAGCTGGTAAATCCAGGTACCGAACCGACTCGCCTTGCTTCTGCCCCGTTTTGGTCCGGAAGGAAGTTCTTGCAGTTATTACACTTTAGTGGTCCTGGATACTGCCGGCCATGTGTTTTGAGGCCAGGAGATCATAGGAAAAGGCACAAGcatgcccccacaccccccgccGTGCATGTCAGTGGTGAAGGGTACGAAGGGCACCCTCTGTAATTTGGTTTGTCACGTGCTCTCTTTAGATGGTTCTGCACTTCTGTATCATCACTCcattaatgcagttttgttcagtattttgcgtgtttgtgtacattttaccAAATTGCACACTCAGAAACCATGTATTTAACAGTCTGAATTCACATTGTACTTACCACACAGCGATAAAACCATTCCAGATGTTAACTTTGTGTTGCATTTAGTCTTAAAAtcctgactttttttaaaaaaaaaattttgggactttttcccccccctctttgAGATTAGTTGTATTGAATTCCAGAACTGTATTTGCCTGGTGTTTTCCTGTCTGGCATACAGCAGCTAAGAGGATGACAAGCTTCTCAGACCCGCCAGTTTGCCATGTACAAGTGCTTGAGTATCCATTCAGACAATTTCCAGGCCCCTTGAAGGCTGCTGTTTGTCTGAAGCTGGTGTAGAATCCCAGTCTGTTTTAAACCTTCCCTTCACCCAGCAGAGAAAGGGTTGAATGTCACGGTCCAGACTGGGACCATGATCTAAGAAAGAGAGCTCAAATCTGCAGCTCCTAAAGAGCTTCTTAACCAAGTGTCAAGAgattgttttgcagaaaagctgaGGTCAGGATATCGTACTGTAACTGGGATGTGTGGCCAACATCTCGGTACGCTGACCGTTACTTCTCAGTACTGTGATACCTTGGAAGAGTAAAACATGGGCAGCGAGTAGGTGAGCAAGAGTGGCAGTGCAGGAGAAAACTGGGCCAGGCGGTCATCCCTAGTGGGCGTGAGTGAGGGTCGCTTGAGGACATCGGTCCGCATTTAGGTGCGGGCACTGGGCACTTCTGTCAGCGCCACACCTGAGGACCGAAAGGTATGCTTTACTTCAGGCTCGACACTGTAAGACCCAGTGGGGTGGGACTTGTGGCTGTGAGGAGAGGGGTATTGTCCTGGTGGGCAAGAGCCGCTCGGATGGAGATGCCGGGTTCAGGTAGAAGAGAGAGACTGACAGTATTTTGAATAAATCTCACCCCCATTTGTATCTGGTGGATTGTTGGTAATGGCAGTAAGAGGAGATTCCTTTGTATAAAGCAGTCAAATTTGAGTGTTAATGCGTGGTGAGACTGCCACGCCGGGGCTCGTGGGTACCATCCCATTTGTAGAAGTGCATCATGAagctgctgtacacacacagcagctccgCTCTGTTCTTCCAATAGCCGACATTGTACAGAATGGTCATGTGTACCTGCCTTTTGGTTAATGTCCCAAAGTCATCGAGACCTTGAGTGTACTGTGCCTCCCCTCACCGCTCTGCCTGAACCTTTCGATTAAGAAATTTTTTGCCTTAAATGCTGAAAATTGTGTCTTAATATCAGCAGATGATGTTTTGTTGGGACATTTGCTGACCATAATGTTTTATCTGAACTGACCGCTTTGTTCGTGTCTGTGACACATTTATGTTTAatcttgtacttttttttttttaatctttttttctcctcagcaaggttaaataacattttccaGCGGCTCACTTCTCAGTGGGTGTTCCTAAATATTGTGTTTTCCCATAACGAGGTCTCTAGGATGTCAATTGTAGGTGGCTAATGTTAACTGCGCAAGCTACATCACCTGTATGAACTGTGTGAACTTCGAAATTGCTCTCTGCTCTTTTTGCCTCGTCGCTCAGGTTCCCTCTGGGGTACAGAGCAGGGTAcattgtggggtgggggtgcgttCTGGAATCGCCACTGTTAACCCTACGTTTACTGTACATTTGCTTGGGCCACAGCGCCCTCCTGCAGGCCAGCCAGCGGACCACGCTCCTTTCCCCCTCAATAAAAGCCAGATCTCTTTCACAAATGCACATGTGTGTTGGTGCTGTTGTTTTGTTGTCTGCAGCCTAGGTGTGACACAATTATGTCGTTTCTCTTTCAGTTTTCAGATGTTTAAGATGGCTGCGTGTGTAGCCTCCTACAGTATGAATTACGATTTGGCACTAATCGTAAGCCTACGTGGTACTCTCGATCACTTCTCAATTAGGGTATTATATCTATACTTTAGAGCTGCGCTGATTTACTGGTTTTTGCAGTGTGGTTCTTTTCACAAGGTAAGTTTACTGGTGATGTGTTTGAGCTGGTTATACTCGTCCTGCTGATTGAGTAATTTTAGGGTGGAGAAAGCTGTGGGTGTTTGCTGGTCTCCACTTGAAAAATGCTGCTTAAGCATTGCGTGAGAACTACTGGTGTCAGTGTAATGGCGTGGGCTTTGCTGTGCACTGCTTCTGAATGACCACCAGGCGGCGCACCTGCACAGAACAAGTCTCATCTGTGACGAGGGTGTTGCGGTGTTAAAATATGGCTTTATGCTGACATCCAGGGACCAGTGGTGTCCTAATTATATTCTGGTCAGTATCACTGAGCAGCCAGCTGAAGTGAGGAATCCATCTAGATGAAGCATTTGGAGCCCTTGTGCTCTGCTCACAGTCACTGACTGCAGGGGAAATTAGACCGCTGAGTCAGCAGTGTTGGTACATCTACAGACACAGAAGTACCGCCCTGCGAATGCACTGTAGCCTGTCTAAGATGTAAGGTGTCGTCCATATCGATGTTGGCGAGAGCGGACGATGGTATAGAGACGCAGCAGAGCGTGTTTGGAAAGGGGCACTACAAAGGAATTGGGTAAATTCTCCCAGTGGTTTCTTGGTTAACAGGTTGTAGGTATGGAAATACACCACAGGGAAGAGGTGAACCAGTAGGAAACTACAAAATGAGCAGGAGGTATAAAATGGCTGGAAATGTAAGCCATTACAGCATGACTTGGGGCTGCTCAGGTGGTACATGAGAATGATCTTTAGTGCAAGAGATGATTTTAAGTTGGGTATGTATGCATGGACAAGTAGTCATTCTGTATTTATGGCTATGTGATACTCTGAATTTGCAGCCAGTGTCGGTCGGTCTGCTGCTACAATGTAAGAACTGGAATAATTAAGAGAGCCACAGCATTtggtttaaattaatttggttttatttaaaaaaaaaaaaaaaaaaggtacaaagtGAAAAGTCACATCTTTAAATAACCACTGCAGTCTCAGAAGCATGCAGctgcttaaaatttaaaaatacaaatccaGATGAAGAAACACTTAACTAAAGTTTTAAAACATAATCTTTGAGTGTCCATTTAAATTGATTGCAATTAAACTTACCCGTACTGAAAGTGAATTCAAATGGCCCATTGCAGTGGaaaagtgtgtttctgcagaTGGACTGCGTGATGACATACAAAGGCTACACGCACATTACCGTGTGCAGCCCTCACACCCCATCACTCCTCGGCACCATTTGCATTAGCGTTTCCACCGGAATGTGCATTGAGTAACTTGGACTATTCTCTATTTGGAAAGTAAAAGTCGTAAAT harbors:
- the gna13b gene encoding guanine nucleotide-binding protein subunit alpha-13b, which encodes MADFLPSRSVLKVCFPNCLLTSSEVEQMRKSKEIDKCISREKTYVTRLVKILLLGAGESGKSTFLKQMRIIHGQDFDQRAKEEFRATIYSNIIKGIRVLVDARSKLHIPWGDPSNETHGETMMAFDTRAVPASGVETKVFLQLLPSIRSLWADSGVQNAYDRRREFQLGESVKYFLDSLDKIGQPDYLPTQQDILLARRPTKGIHEYDFEIKNVPFKMVDVGGQRSERRRWFECFDSVTSILFLVSSSEFDQVLMEDRQTNRLTESLNIFETIVNNRVFSNVSIILFLNKTDLLEEKVRTVAIKDYFPEYEGEPHNLADVQKFLVECFRSKRRDQPQKPLYHHFTTAINTENIRLVFRDVKDTILHDNLKQLMLQ